The Lacticaseibacillus rhamnosus DNA window GCCAGCCAATAATCGGAAACCAGCCAAGTTTTCCGCCAAAATAACTCTGCAAAAGCAGGCCCAACACCAAACTGGGAATTGACATTAAGAACAGTGCCAAAATCGTAATGACACGATCAATCCAGGTGTTTTTATAAACCGCCGCCAAAATGCCAAGCAACAGCCCCAGCGGAATGCCTAGCAGCATCTGCTGAATACCCAGCCGGGCCGATGCTGGCAACCGATCACGAATCAAACTGCTCATGGTCACAGAAGGGTCACTAATCGACTCACCAAATTGCCCATGTACCATGTTATTCATCGTGATGGCATACCGCTCTAAAACCGGCTTGTCCAGACCAGTATTTTTATAGACTTGTTCCCGTGTGGCTTCCGGCAACTTATCGGTCTGCGCACTCAACGCATCGCCTGGTACTGCAGATATCAAGAAGAACGTTGCAGTTGCTATTAAAAAGGTCGATATCAGCAATTCGATGAAACGCCGAATGATCAGCTTAATCATAAGTGCAACCACCTATTTTCAAAATCATGGTTTGCCATTTATTGCCATCTCCCAACAGTCTTAACTTACATTAGTCAAAAGAACGACGAATGTTTTCAATTGGTTACTTTTTTGATGCATAAGTGTAGTTAAAGGTTCCGCCAAACACCGTTGTTTGCAGATTCTTAACCGACTTATTGATGTAAATCCGTGACTGTGGGTTGGTTAACGGTACGACGCCAAAGTCTTTGGCAACCAATTGCGTTTCCAGTTGTTTGTACAAAGCTAGGCGTTCTTTAGTGGTCAAATTACCGTTCAGTTTGTTGTCGAGTGCGTCAAAAGTCTTGCTACTGTACCCACCGAAGAACTTTTGGAAGCCGTTGTTTGAATTCCATAGGCTCAAATATGAGTTCGGATCAGCTGTGGCCAACCAGCCATTGCCCAGCAAGTCGTATTGATTTTTATTACGCAATTGAACAAAGCTGGCATCATCTGGTGCCGTTTTGATGGTCACCTTGACGCCTAATTGTTGCTTAATCGCCTGTTTCAACCAAGTACCCGTATCATCACTGCCAACGGTTAAATAGACAAAATTCAACTTGCTGAGATCAGTTGACTTACCTAACTCTTTCAGGCCTTCCTTCAACAATGCTTGGCGTTTAGCTTTGGTATTATATTGTGCCTGGGCTTCTTTTAGCGGATTGCCAACATATTTACCATAATTGGTCGAACCAACATTCAGCGTTTGCGGTGCCATTGTATAGGTCAACTTATCCTGACCATCGCTGACCGCCTTATTGTAATCATTGCGATTAATTGACAATGAAAACGCCTCGCGAACTTTGGTATTCTTGAACAGCCCCTGCGTTCCGCCATTGTGCTGATTCATAATCAAGACCGTGGTACCGGCACCATCTTGCGTGCGAGAAGTCAGCTTATTACTCTTGGCAAGTTTATTAAAGTCAGCAATCTGTTTACCCGAAGCTGACAAGGCATCTAACTGACCACTTTGCATCAACGACAGAACAGTTGACGGCTTACTCGTTGTGGTATAAGTAACGGTCTGCAGTTTTACCTTTTTAGCATTCCAGTACGATGGGTTCTTCTTCAGTGTGATCTTGTCGTTCTTCTTCCATGAAGTCAGCTTAAAGGGCCCATTGAACACTTGATCCTTAACGTCTGTTTTCCACTTTTTATTGCCGACCTGATTGATCTTGTCGAGTCGAACCGGATAATAAATCACTGACGCCATGTCTGACAAAAGCGATGGGTAAGCATAAGCAAGCTGAATCTGGAGAGTTTTCTTGTTAATTGCCTTCACGCCAACGTCTTCGGCACTGCCTTTTCCAGTGTTATAGGCCTCTGCACCTTTGATGAAGTAAGCATTGGTGGCCTGCGAAAAGGCATTTTTCTTCTTCAACAGCCGCCGGAAAGAATCGACGTATTGTTGAGCCGTCACCGCTTTGCCATCTGACCACTTAGCATCACGCAACTTGAAAGTATAAGTAAGACCATCTGCCGACTTGGTATAGGATTTAGCCCCAGTTAAGACAACTTTATCCTTACCATTTGCCGATTCAATCGTCGTCAACCCTTCCTGCACTTCAGATAAAATGTCATTTTCATTGGCATTGCGCATATCATTGACATCCAATGTCGTCGGGTCATCTTCTTCAGTTAGATTCAGCGTCTGAGCATTCCCAGACGCCGAACCACTCCGACCTCCGCAACCGACCAACAACGTCGCAAGCGCAACGCCTGTAATAAGTGCCGTTAACAAATGGTGCTTTTTCATAAAAAGCCATCTCCTAAAATATAGTGAGCGTGAGTCAGCACGCTTAGGAATCGGAGTGTAAGCGGCCTTGGGCGTGATGGCCCGGTCTTGGCCATTGCGACCAAGGTCCTTACACGCAGATTCCTGCGCTGACGAACGCGTTATAGTGAGCGTGAACCGGCGCGCTTAGAAGTCGGAGTGTAAGCGGCCTCAGACGTGATGGCCGCACTTTGGCCATTGCGGCTGAGGTCCTTACACGTAGACTTCTGCGCCGGTGAACGCGTTATGGAGCGTGAGTCAGCGCGCGTAAGAACGGTGGCTTTGCATATGATAACCGGGCCCGGCATTGATCATTTTAGCCAAATTTCCTACACCCATATTTCTACGCCAGCAAACGCGTTAGAAAATAAAAACTGGCGGTGCATCTAGGATTCTAGATACACCGCCAGTTTCGTTCTTCGTTCAAGTCACGTGATTACCGTCACCTAAGCCAATCTCCAGCCATGTAAATAGAACCGCTATGTTGTTCATAGCAGCTGCACATGCACATGGACATGACTTGGTTAAACTGGGTCATCACGTGAACTCCTCTCGAAGAAATTGTCATTAGCATACTTTTAAAAAAACGGTTCGTCAACGGGTAATTTTGTAGAAATGTCTCATCAGGAAACTAAATAACATTAAGAAAAACTGGTATATCAGTTTTGGTAGATACTCAGCCACTTTTAATTCGCTTTAAAAAACACTTTTTTAATTGCAAAATTAATATTTGAGTCAGGGCCTGAACGAGTGCTAAATGTCTCCGCGAACAACGAATCAATTTGACACGTCCATAATCGTGTATATGTTGCCAGCTGTGTTCATTTAAAAGTGTTTTATTTAAATCTATCCAAAATCTGACTTGCTTCATCAGCTTAACTTTTTGCTCTTTTAAAAAAGCCGACCGAGTAAGCGCTCAGTCGACTTTCCCAGTAAATAGCATAGACACTTCAGGCCTTCGCGCGTTGATGGAAAAGGATCCATAAAAGTGCTAAGCCAGCGCCGATGAATAATAGCGCAGGTACGATATTCGCCGCTGTGAACATAACGAAGGCCATCGTGGCAAACAGGCCGCCGATCGAAAGGCCAATCCCCCATTGCTGCATCGCTGTCAGGCTGGCAAAGGAGGTACGGAAACCAAGCGCCAACAGCAACGACCCAACAAATGCAATGAGGCCAAATACGATATGTCCCAAAATCAACCAGTTAAACATTCTCTATCTCCTTTCTTGGTATCTTCACTATACGGAAAATGAGAGCGCTTGCCAATTACTTTTATTCAAAGCTTGGCTTCGTTCAACCGTCCATGTTCTAACTGCAGCGCGCGATCCCAAAATTGTTCAACATCTTGGCGGTGCGAAATGACAATCAATGCGACTGGTAGTTGACGCAATCGTTGACTGAGGCTTTTTGCGGCGGCGGCATCCAAATTTGCAAAGGGCTCGTCTAACACCAAAACATTCCGTCGTGCCAAAAGTGCCCGTGCCAAACCAATCTTTTGTAATTCACCGGCCGAAACATTGGCTCTTGTCTGGCCATGAAGCGGCGTGGCGAGTCCTTCTGGCAATCGCTGGACAAATGTCTGTAAATCAGTCTGGACTAACACTTCCGATAGTGCCGTCTGGCTTACATTGCGGTCAAGCGCGATGTTTTGCCGCAACGTATCATCAAACAAAGCCACCACTTGGGGTACAAAGCCGATGATGTGCGCAAGTTGGCGTGGAGCTTCAAGAGTAGCCGGTTCTATTTGAACACTGCCCGCTTGCGGTGATAAAAGCCCCAAGATAATTCGAATCAAAGTTGATTTACCGCCACCGCTTGGCCCTGTGATCAGAATCTTTTCATGTGCCGCCACATTTAACTTTAAGTCCAATTGCGCCAAAACCGGCCGAGATGCATCTGGATACGTGTAAGTGATGTGTTTGAGAAGCAACTGTTGTACCGAGTTTTTTGGCTGGTGAGCTGAGGGCGCTTCTTGGCTTTCAGCAGCAACATTTCTCGATGCTGCTTGTAACGGCACAATTAACCCGAAGATTCTTTTAGCTGCAACTAGATTCCGTGATAACTGAGCGTACTGGTCTGGCATACTGTAAAATAACCAGGTAAAACTGGGCGTCAGCATTGCAAACGCAGCAAATTGCCCGATGGAGATAAATTTGAAGCCGACAAACAGTAATTCCACGCCCAAAATCACAATATCAACAAATAAGCCCAGTGCAAACCCCATGACAATCGTACCGGTTTGTTGCAGGCCCATGCGATATTGGGAATTAGCAAAGCTTTGGTATGTTCGGCTAAATAGTTGCAAACCAAACTGTTCTTTTTGATAATCTTTCAGAAGCATTCTTCCGGCGAGAATTTCTAACAGTGCTGCTTGCATCCGCGCATTTTCAGATTGTTGCGTGTCTTGTGCCTGAGTTAAACGACCGGCCATTACTTTAGGAATCAGCAAAGCCGTCAAGCACAACCCAATAATGATGAGCATCAACGGCCAGGAGCTTAACCAGCCAAATAGACTGGCAGCGAGAAATGAAAGTAATCCGACTAAAATAGCCGTTACCGATTTGATAAACAAAGGTGCTGCTAGTGGCGCTTCGGTTGTCAAACTATTGAGCCGTTCATTTCGAGCTTCAAGATCGACTGCAACCGGTCCGTTCATTAGTGCTGCCATTAAACGTGATTGCAGCGTTTGGGTGAGTTGATAATGTGCCTGCGTTTGCCAGCGTGCGATGAGCCAGCGACCACCGCCAATCACCCCTGCTGCTACAACAGCCATCATCATCAACGGCATGGTAAGTGCACCTCGCTGGGTCAACCGTTGAATCAACCGCGCTAACCCAAACTCAATTGCGGCACAAATCATGGCAATAATCCATAGCACTGGCACAATCCGCGTACTAAAAAGATGCCAAAACTGCTTTAATTCAGTCATCTTATTCACCCACCTTAATGATTTGATCAGCAGAAGTGACAAAATTAAACGTATGCGTGATCATCAAAATGCCGTGGGTGTGGGCAGCCTGTCGCAACACTTGCATCACTGCCATCTGGTTGGCAGCATCAATATCCGAGAACGGCTCATCCAAGACTAGCCACGGACGATTTGAAAGCAAGGCGCGGGCAATGCCGAATCGCCGCTGTTCACCCGGCGATAACTGTGCAGGCTGAAGAATCTGATTGAGATCCTCAGCATATTTTCCCAGCCCAAGTTTTTCCAGTAACGGTCTTATCTGAGGTGACGAAGCCTCCGTGTTCAAAAGCAAATTGGCCGTCACCGAAGCGGTAAACATCACGCTGCGTTGCGGGACAAATGCCATTAATTCAGCCGGGGTGACTTTATCTACGGATCCCTGGAGCCTAATCTGACCAGATGTTGGCGTCAAATCGCCGAGGATCAATTTCATCAGCGTTGTTTTGCCAGCACCGTTTGCCCCAACGATAAAAGTGATCCCGCGATTATGGATTTTAAAATTCAATCCTCGTAATAATTGGCGCTCACTATGCGGATAATGAAAAGCAACCTGATCGCCTACGATGGTCAACAGTTGTGCCGAATCGATCTCGGTAGACGCGATTTGAACTTTTGATGATGCCTGCAAGCGCGGCAAAATCCGGTTCAGAGAGGTCCGTTGTTGCGCGAGA harbors:
- a CDS encoding ABC transporter permease, whose amino-acid sequence is MIKLIIRRFIELLISTFLIATATFFLISAVPGDALSAQTDKLPEATREQVYKNTGLDKPVLERYAITMNNMVHGQFGESISDPSVTMSSLIRDRLPASARLGIQQMLLGIPLGLLLGILAAVYKNTWIDRVITILALFLMSIPSLVLGLLLQSYFGGKLGWFPIIGWPSGDQTWWGGWIYTVLPTIAGGIGYIAGYARLLKNSMVDVGSSEYVMTARAKGLSEPQIVLHHIVRNASIPIITSLPVTLAFGITGSVFIESIFVIPGVGQYFVTALNNRDVPIIMGETVLLAILYIVTMFITDLLYTLADPRIKLYDN
- a CDS encoding peptide ABC transporter substrate-binding protein, translating into MKKHHLLTALITGVALATLLVGCGGRSGSASGNAQTLNLTEEDDPTTLDVNDMRNANENDILSEVQEGLTTIESANGKDKVVLTGAKSYTKSADGLTYTFKLRDAKWSDGKAVTAQQYVDSFRRLLKKKNAFSQATNAYFIKGAEAYNTGKGSAEDVGVKAINKKTLQIQLAYAYPSLLSDMASVIYYPVRLDKINQVGNKKWKTDVKDQVFNGPFKLTSWKKNDKITLKKNPSYWNAKKVKLQTVTYTTTSKPSTVLSLMQSGQLDALSASGKQIADFNKLAKSNKLTSRTQDGAGTTVLIMNQHNGGTQGLFKNTKVREAFSLSINRNDYNKAVSDGQDKLTYTMAPQTLNVGSTNYGKYVGNPLKEAQAQYNTKAKRQALLKEGLKELGKSTDLSKLNFVYLTVGSDDTGTWLKQAIKQQLGVKVTIKTAPDDASFVQLRNKNQYDLLGNGWLATADPNSYLSLWNSNNGFQKFFGGYSSKTFDALDNKLNGNLTTKERLALYKQLETQLVAKDFGVVPLTNPQSRIYINKSVKNLQTTVFGGTFNYTYASKK
- a CDS encoding ATP-binding cassette domain-containing protein, giving the protein MTELKQFWHLFSTRIVPVLWIIAMICAAIEFGLARLIQRLTQRGALTMPLMMMAVVAAGVIGGGRWLIARWQTQAHYQLTQTLQSRLMAALMNGPVAVDLEARNERLNSLTTEAPLAAPLFIKSVTAILVGLLSFLAASLFGWLSSWPLMLIIIGLCLTALLIPKVMAGRLTQAQDTQQSENARMQAALLEILAGRMLLKDYQKEQFGLQLFSRTYQSFANSQYRMGLQQTGTIVMGFALGLFVDIVILGVELLFVGFKFISIGQFAAFAMLTPSFTWLFYSMPDQYAQLSRNLVAAKRIFGLIVPLQAASRNVAAESQEAPSAHQPKNSVQQLLLKHITYTYPDASRPVLAQLDLKLNVAAHEKILITGPSGGGKSTLIRIILGLLSPQAGSVQIEPATLEAPRQLAHIIGFVPQVVALFDDTLRQNIALDRNVSQTALSEVLVQTDLQTFVQRLPEGLATPLHGQTRANVSAGELQKIGLARALLARRNVLVLDEPFANLDAAAAKSLSQRLRQLPVALIVISHRQDVEQFWDRALQLEHGRLNEAKL